One part of the Mariniflexile litorale genome encodes these proteins:
- a CDS encoding AraC family transcriptional regulator, giving the protein MKTISITSSILSSIFEQIQIQLGGRLEIKSKEYRLEINNDIAKGFISGISVEPAISYMEYDIVFKEDVSLLYTENKSNSIHFGYCSKGQLIQSFNEYGEKNVLGQFQTGIFSNSVKESTFLAFRKNEEVKLSMVTVDVLSVSDKELKAQLQNTFLINQENNEFSYIGSFNLKISEKIEHLNAISQKGLVRNLLINSIVYLILALEIEQHKYDLVNAESYCNSLSQADMEAIKDISEFIRNYPEIQYSLKYLSKKAGLSPIKLQEGFKIMHNRTVTDFIRNVRVEVAENLIRTSELNISEIVYTVGLTSRSYFSKIFKEKYNCSPKHYQNHQNKLAVTA; this is encoded by the coding sequence ATGAAAACGATATCAATAACTTCAAGCATTCTCTCATCTATTTTTGAGCAAATTCAAATACAATTAGGTGGAAGACTAGAAATAAAATCTAAGGAATATAGATTGGAAATAAACAATGATATAGCTAAAGGCTTTATCTCAGGAATATCTGTAGAGCCAGCAATATCTTATATGGAATATGATATTGTTTTTAAAGAAGATGTGTCACTTTTATATACCGAGAACAAATCGAACTCGATTCATTTTGGATATTGCTCCAAAGGACAGCTTATTCAAAGTTTTAACGAATATGGCGAAAAAAATGTACTAGGTCAATTTCAAACAGGTATTTTTTCCAATTCTGTGAAAGAAAGTACATTTTTAGCTTTTAGAAAAAATGAAGAAGTAAAACTTTCTATGGTAACTGTAGATGTTTTATCCGTTTCAGATAAAGAATTAAAAGCTCAATTACAAAACACATTTTTAATTAATCAAGAAAATAATGAGTTTTCCTATATAGGTTCATTTAATTTAAAAATTAGTGAAAAAATAGAGCATCTAAATGCTATTAGTCAGAAAGGATTGGTGAGAAATTTATTAATCAATAGTATCGTATATCTTATTTTGGCTTTAGAAATAGAACAACACAAATACGATTTGGTAAACGCGGAAAGTTATTGTAATTCACTTTCGCAAGCAGATATGGAAGCGATAAAAGACATTTCTGAATTTATTAGAAACTACCCAGAAATTCAATATAGTTTAAAATATTTAAGTAAAAAAGCAGGCTTGTCTCCCATTAAATTACAAGAAGGTTTTAAAATAATGCATAATAGAACGGTTACAGATTTTATTAGAAATGTGAGAGTAGAAGTAGCAGAAAACTTAATAAGAACCTCAGAGCTTAATATATCAGAAATTGTTTATACCGTGGGGCTTACCAGTAGAAGTTACTTCTCTAAAATTTTTAAAGAAAAATACAATTGCAGTCCGAAACATTATCAAAACCATCAAAATAAGTTAGCTGTGACAGCATAA
- a CDS encoding YihY/virulence factor BrkB family protein has product MNKQDKDIQSDSSFKIIHLPQLLIKTYKSWIEKEPFKLGAVVAYYAILSLPALLILILNLVGAIWGREIVRGELQSEMASALGTDTATAILKMIAEKGDEPTSLFATILGIAVLLYGSTGVFYQLQNVLDDIWEVKQTYSNEIMATLIGRLKSFGFILIFGFLLLISFVLTALLTAFANRISNLFSTEIVGIAYIIDVTLSLIFIYILFGAMFKYLPGKPIKWKAVSVGAALTAVLFIIGKYILSFYFGKTEPGSTYGAAGSIIIVMLWTSYSSLILFFGAQFTKIYSDRYLMT; this is encoded by the coding sequence ATGAACAAACAAGATAAAGACATACAATCTGACTCTTCATTTAAAATAATCCACCTACCCCAACTTTTAATTAAAACCTATAAGTCTTGGATAGAGAAAGAACCTTTTAAATTAGGTGCTGTTGTGGCATATTATGCTATTTTATCACTTCCAGCATTACTTATCCTTATTTTAAATTTAGTTGGAGCTATTTGGGGAAGAGAAATAGTTAGGGGCGAATTGCAATCTGAAATGGCTTCTGCTTTAGGAACTGATACGGCAACAGCTATTTTAAAAATGATAGCAGAAAAAGGTGATGAACCTACTTCTTTATTTGCTACCATTTTAGGTATTGCAGTCTTATTATATGGTTCTACAGGTGTTTTTTATCAATTACAAAATGTATTAGATGACATTTGGGAGGTCAAACAAACGTATTCAAATGAAATTATGGCTACGTTAATTGGAAGGTTAAAAAGTTTTGGATTTATATTAATTTTTGGATTTTTACTCTTAATAAGTTTTGTACTAACAGCGCTGTTAACAGCTTTTGCCAATAGAATATCCAATCTATTTTCAACAGAAATTGTAGGTATAGCTTATATTATTGATGTTACATTGTCCTTAATATTCATATATATACTCTTTGGTGCCATGTTTAAATATTTACCAGGAAAACCAATAAAATGGAAAGCGGTTAGCGTAGGTGCTGCTTTAACTGCCGTTTTATTCATAATAGGGAAGTATATCCTTTCTTTTTACTTTGGAAAAACGGAACCAGGTTCAACCTATGGTGCTGCTGGTTCTATAATTATTGTCATGCTTTGGACCTCTTATTCTAGTTTAATTCTATTCTTTGGAGCTCAGTTTACCAAAATTTATTCAGACAGGTATTTAATGACCTAG
- a CDS encoding lmo0937 family membrane protein: MRSILWLIAVICIIIWILGFFGFIVGLATGSLIHILLVIAIIAILYNIISGRRPLD; the protein is encoded by the coding sequence ATGAGAAGTATTCTTTGGCTAATCGCCGTTATCTGTATTATTATTTGGATTTTAGGCTTTTTTGGTTTTATAGTAGGTCTTGCAACAGGAAGCTTAATCCACATTCTTTTAGTAATAGCCATAATTGCTATTCTTTACAATATTATTTCAGGCAGAAGACCTTTGGATTAA
- a CDS encoding OsmC family peroxiredoxin, which yields MKRHTTAVWSGDVKEGKGYLISESKALDNMQYSYNSRFENSTGTNPEELMAAAHAGCFTMQLSADLTKSGFIPEVLETKCFITLSEGVITKSELTVKAKISVIKNEKFQEIAESAKQNCPVSKAYGHLEISLNAILENNIN from the coding sequence ATGAAGAGACATACTACCGCCGTTTGGAGTGGCGATGTAAAAGAAGGAAAAGGATATTTGATATCAGAAAGTAAGGCACTTGATAATATGCAGTATTCTTATAATAGCCGCTTTGAAAACAGCACAGGTACCAACCCCGAGGAATTGATGGCTGCTGCACATGCTGGTTGTTTTACTATGCAGCTAAGTGCCGATTTAACTAAGTCTGGATTTATACCAGAAGTACTAGAAACCAAATGCTTTATAACTCTAAGCGAGGGTGTTATTACAAAATCAGAACTAACCGTTAAAGCAAAAATTTCAGTTATTAAAAATGAGAAATTCCAAGAAATAGCTGAAAGCGCTAAACAAAATTGTCCCGTAAGTAAGGCTTATGGTCATTTAGAAATAAGTCTTAATGCTATTTTGGAAAATAATATAAATTGA
- a CDS encoding response regulator, producing MLQKPLLIYLADDDNEDRMLFKEALDEINMEVYIKDFDNGVTLMEHLLMTDQPLPDAIYLDLNMPLMNGEECLIDIRNEPQLSQIPIIIYSTYVDEAMIDRLQKKGANWYLMKPNSFEELKNLLRKSLNYVHIELKDTPPLSEFIITAS from the coding sequence ATGTTACAAAAACCACTTTTAATTTACCTGGCAGATGACGATAATGAAGACCGTATGCTTTTTAAAGAAGCATTAGATGAAATTAACATGGAAGTGTATATAAAAGATTTTGATAATGGCGTAACCCTTATGGAACATCTTTTAATGACTGATCAGCCCTTACCCGATGCTATTTATTTAGATTTAAATATGCCATTGATGAATGGCGAGGAATGTTTGATTGATATTAGAAACGAACCTCAACTTTCACAAATTCCTATAATTATATATTCTACATATGTTGATGAAGCGATGATTGATAGATTACAAAAAAAAGGCGCCAATTGGTATTTAATGAAACCTAATTCTTTCGAGGAACTTAAAAATTTATTACGAAAAAGTTTAAATTATGTCCACATAGAATTAAAAGATACACCTCCCCTTTCAGAATTTATAATAACCGCGTCTTAA
- a CDS encoding ATP-binding protein, protein MDFNRIYTSSKTYIILLVIAIIMLLVTTSMTYRQIMLTQKSAEMVLHTLQVYNAIGDLTTHYTKAQSEEFREDIINDTLSTKFFEDYKLEGKAIIDTLRLLTKDNGLHAARIKPLNALLNNLYSQLVDLDIVTSQDNEEVLQGQQSNKLKINKTLFEIRSIKNRMLADEERLMHERKINYIFHKSLTPTMLLILAFFALVVFIISFVRIYNNKLKVRKSENFLKSVLATTDNIVNYYEPIYNSIDEIVDFKILYANDCNRDYLGLEPNNIIGATVLGVYPFHRSYNELEELIKSYKEDSKVVFDRQVIINEKKMWFHSLVTPLADGVLVTSSNSTPEEEAKDIELTLKKRLENQNLKLLDNRAFLTNIFKSISHVVMHFKSIRAENGEIVDFEILFVNDKINPVTGDNPSHIEKRKVSEVYPNIFKSGVYKYLIDAIENDKPEHYEFPHHKNGKVQWFYATAIKLGDGVTITTREVTDEKEKANELIKLNEELIIQNSILTGAERIAKIGNFLWYLDNGVSEISDNFYHMLGYEPKEFDLSFERYREFVHPDDLEDYDKIGAKILTELQATEYTYRITTKQGDLKYFKTNGQFINKNGKTVMIGVVQDVTQTIEAEEKLLKSNLELKNRNAELESFNRVASHDLQEPLRKIQLFALRIEDTEAENFSGKSKEYFNKVTKAVNRMQSLIENLLAYSRINISKKDFEKVDLNQVLDKIKEDLTTSIHNSETVVVSDKLPKIKGVTFQMEQLFTNLISNAIKYKNASEAPRLEIRYSKVAASELPDQSPTARRQYHKISFLDNGIGFDQQYAEKIFEVFQRLHQKTEYSGTGIGLAICKKIVENHNGYIYATGNEGVGAQFIVYLPAQQD, encoded by the coding sequence ATGGACTTTAATCGCATTTATACCTCTTCAAAAACCTATATCATATTATTGGTTATTGCAATAATTATGCTTTTGGTTACAACAAGTATGACCTATAGGCAAATTATGCTTACACAGAAATCTGCTGAAATGGTGTTGCATACGCTTCAAGTTTATAACGCCATAGGAGATTTAACGACTCATTATACCAAAGCCCAATCAGAAGAATTTAGAGAAGATATAATAAATGATACTCTATCAACTAAATTTTTTGAAGATTACAAATTAGAAGGCAAAGCTATAATAGATACTTTAAGGTTACTTACTAAAGATAATGGCTTACATGCAGCTCGCATAAAACCATTAAATGCTTTGCTAAATAATTTGTATAGCCAACTTGTAGATTTAGATATAGTTACTTCCCAAGATAACGAAGAAGTATTACAAGGACAACAGTCAAACAAATTAAAAATTAATAAAACCTTGTTTGAAATTAGAAGCATTAAAAATAGAATGCTTGCCGATGAAGAGCGCTTAATGCACGAGAGAAAAATAAATTATATTTTTCACAAATCTTTAACGCCTACCATGTTGTTAATATTGGCATTTTTCGCCCTGGTAGTTTTTATTATTTCTTTTGTTAGAATTTATAATAACAAATTAAAGGTTAGAAAATCAGAAAACTTTTTAAAAAGCGTACTCGCAACTACAGACAATATTGTCAACTATTATGAACCTATATATAATAGCATAGATGAAATAGTAGATTTCAAGATTTTATATGCGAATGATTGTAACCGAGATTATTTAGGTCTTGAACCTAACAATATAATAGGTGCTACAGTGTTGGGTGTCTACCCTTTTCATAGGTCATATAACGAGCTAGAAGAATTAATAAAATCTTATAAAGAAGATAGCAAAGTTGTTTTTGATAGACAAGTTATTATAAATGAAAAAAAAATGTGGTTTCATTCTTTGGTTACTCCACTAGCTGATGGAGTTTTAGTTACTTCGAGTAATTCTACCCCCGAAGAAGAAGCTAAAGACATAGAGTTGACACTTAAAAAACGCTTAGAAAACCAAAATTTAAAATTACTCGACAACCGTGCCTTTCTCACAAATATTTTTAAGAGTATTTCTCATGTAGTTATGCATTTTAAAAGTATACGGGCAGAAAATGGTGAAATAGTAGATTTTGAAATTTTATTTGTTAACGATAAAATAAATCCTGTTACAGGAGATAATCCTAGTCATATTGAAAAGAGAAAAGTATCGGAAGTATATCCAAATATTTTCAAATCAGGAGTTTATAAATACTTAATAGATGCTATAGAAAATGATAAACCCGAGCATTATGAGTTTCCTCATCATAAAAATGGTAAAGTACAATGGTTTTATGCCACAGCCATTAAATTGGGGGATGGGGTTACAATAACCACACGGGAAGTTACAGATGAAAAAGAAAAAGCAAATGAATTAATTAAATTGAATGAAGAACTTATTATTCAAAATTCTATTTTAACTGGAGCCGAACGCATTGCTAAAATAGGTAACTTTCTTTGGTATCTAGATAACGGGGTTTCTGAAATTTCAGACAATTTTTATCACATGCTAGGATATGAACCAAAAGAGTTTGACCTCTCGTTTGAAAGATATAGAGAATTTGTTCATCCAGATGATTTAGAAGATTATGATAAAATTGGAGCAAAAATATTAACAGAACTTCAGGCAACGGAATATACCTATCGCATTACCACTAAGCAGGGTGATTTAAAATACTTTAAAACCAACGGACAGTTTATAAATAAAAATGGTAAAACGGTCATGATAGGTGTTGTGCAAGACGTTACCCAAACCATAGAGGCAGAAGAGAAGTTGTTAAAAAGTAATTTAGAATTAAAAAACAGAAATGCCGAACTGGAATCTTTTAACCGTGTTGCAAGTCATGATTTGCAAGAACCTTTACGGAAAATACAACTCTTTGCTTTAAGAATTGAAGATACCGAAGCTGAAAATTTTTCAGGTAAGAGTAAAGAATACTTTAATAAAGTAACCAAAGCGGTTAATCGTATGCAATCTCTTATTGAAAATTTACTTGCCTATTCTAGGATAAATATAAGTAAAAAGGATTTTGAAAAAGTAGATTTAAATCAAGTATTAGATAAGATTAAGGAAGATTTGACTACTAGTATTCACAATTCTGAAACTGTGGTAGTTTCAGATAAACTCCCTAAAATAAAAGGTGTAACATTTCAAATGGAACAGTTATTTACTAACCTTATATCTAATGCTATAAAATATAAGAACGCTAGCGAAGCACCTAGATTAGAAATTCGTTATAGCAAAGTGGCAGCTTCTGAGTTACCAGACCAAAGTCCAACGGCACGTCGACAATACCATAAAATATCTTTTCTTGATAATGGAATTGGTTTTGATCAGCAATATGCCGAAAAAATATTTGAGGTGTTCCAACGCTTACATCAAAAAACAGAGTATTCTGGAACTGGTATTGGATTGGCTATATGTAAAAAAATTGTAGAAAATCACAATGGTTATATATATGCAACAGGAAATGAGGGAGTTGGTGCACAATTTATAGTGTATCTTCCTGCACAGCAGGATTAA
- a CDS encoding response regulator — MSDNLLNIFLADDDEDDRILFSEALEEISVQTTLSLFKHGQELLDYLFQPDITFPNLIFLDLNMPIKNGMQCLNEIRSNPALKNLYIAIYSTSSSQKDIEESFSNGANIYINKPNSFTKLREVVEKVLKLNWQHHTSNLNKDTFLFRI; from the coding sequence ATGAGCGATAATTTATTAAATATTTTTTTAGCAGATGATGATGAAGATGATAGAATATTATTTAGTGAAGCTCTTGAAGAAATATCGGTACAAACAACATTGTCCCTTTTTAAACATGGCCAAGAATTATTAGATTATCTGTTCCAGCCTGATATTACATTTCCAAATTTAATATTTCTAGATCTTAATATGCCTATAAAAAATGGGATGCAGTGTTTAAACGAAATCCGTAGTAATCCTGCCTTAAAAAATTTATATATAGCTATATATTCTACATCCTCATCTCAAAAAGATATTGAAGAATCTTTTTCAAATGGAGCCAATATTTATATAAACAAACCTAATAGTTTTACTAAATTGCGAGAAGTTGTGGAAAAGGTTCTGAAGCTTAATTGGCAGCATCATACTTCTAATTTAAATAAAGATACTTTTCTCTTCCGTATTTAA
- a CDS encoding mechanosensitive ion channel produces MNNKFSIEESVSKLWDKLDGWLDAIILKLPNFIMAILVMLLFYFIARGIRKLSNKFLLAHISQKSIQEIVAKIIFIIVILIGFFIALGVLDLDKVLTSILAGAGVIGLAIGLALQGTLSNTVGGVVLSFMDKIKINDYIKTNDADGFVSEISLRNIVLRQTDNNYVVIPNSKFVENSFTNYSISARSRIAVNCGVGYESNLQEVEDLVVRIISENFEQKAGEGVEFFFTEFGDSSINFMTRFWIDMVKVKQEHEARHKAIKLIKSNFNDKGINIPFPIRTLDFGKNRLEIAPNEDASENADKD; encoded by the coding sequence ATGAATAATAAATTTTCTATAGAAGAATCCGTGAGTAAATTATGGGATAAGTTAGATGGTTGGCTAGATGCCATAATTCTAAAACTGCCAAACTTCATCATGGCTATTTTAGTCATGCTTCTATTTTATTTTATTGCACGTGGTATTAGGAAACTTTCAAACAAGTTTTTGTTAGCGCATATTAGTCAAAAATCAATTCAGGAGATTGTCGCAAAAATAATTTTCATCATTGTTATTTTAATTGGGTTTTTCATAGCTCTTGGTGTTTTAGATCTTGATAAAGTATTAACCAGTATTCTAGCTGGTGCTGGAGTTATTGGTTTAGCGATAGGTTTAGCGCTTCAAGGTACATTAAGCAACACCGTTGGAGGCGTGGTCTTATCTTTTATGGATAAAATAAAAATAAACGATTATATTAAAACTAACGATGCTGATGGTTTTGTGTCAGAAATAAGCCTTCGGAACATAGTGTTAAGACAAACCGATAATAATTATGTTGTTATTCCCAACTCAAAGTTTGTAGAAAATTCCTTTACCAATTACTCAATAAGTGCCAGAAGTAGAATTGCCGTAAATTGTGGCGTTGGATATGAAAGTAATTTGCAAGAGGTTGAAGATTTGGTAGTCCGTATTATCTCAGAAAATTTTGAGCAAAAAGCAGGGGAGGGCGTTGAGTTTTTCTTTACTGAATTTGGAGATAGCTCTATCAATTTTATGACTCGATTTTGGATTGATATGGTGAAAGTAAAACAAGAACATGAGGCAAGACATAAAGCCATTAAACTTATTAAATCCAATTTTAATGATAAAGGCATCAATATTCCATTCCCCATACGCACCTTGGATTTTGGAAAAAACAGGTTGGAAATTGCGCCTAACGAAGATGCTAGTGAAAATGCAGACAAAGATTAA
- a CDS encoding SLC13 family permease translates to MDGEIILMFSVLLVTIVLFVFEIFPIDKIAFFIIVSLILLGLVTPEEGISGFSNPATIAVLALMILAIAMEENGVIHWLTSGMGKVKSLPIYIVAPFFMFVTAGISAFISTTAVVVVFIKIINQLSEKYKIPQSKLLLPISFAGILGGSCTLMGTSTNLIVNAVAKNLGAEKLGFFEFSLLGIIFLIVSIVYLTISLRWLPWDNTQSLSKDYEIDNYLTKVRINPDSKLVGKKIQESFLFENPDVSLLQLIRDNRIHNSPGKYITLKQDDELLLLCDLENLSRIKTSENLSVYEEKGFNELDDDKKKEITNGLSELDEQVFVELLMLPGASLLGKNLGSLRNFMSQDVIPLAIKKRKTLINLKDRMVRSSMNRLVLKSGDRLLVEISKEKLPTLQTMENVVLLQEFDNVNRKSKFKRYFSLSVLLLVILLAATGLLSIMVSALTGVCLLLITKNLDLNTVYKKVNWQIFFLLAGMIPLGFAMHNTGADMWVSEKLLSFLGGQPNYIIVGTLFFVTMVLSGVVSNNATAIIMTPIAISVAQGMHLDFKPFILAVMFAANFSFFTPVGYQTNTLIYGIGNYRFKHFLFIGGVLSLILWILATFLLTQML, encoded by the coding sequence ATGGATGGAGAAATCATCTTAATGTTTTCAGTGCTATTGGTTACAATAGTACTTTTTGTTTTTGAAATATTTCCTATTGATAAAATAGCTTTTTTTATTATTGTGTCGCTTATTTTATTAGGATTGGTAACACCTGAAGAAGGTATTAGTGGTTTTTCAAACCCAGCGACTATTGCGGTTCTGGCATTAATGATATTGGCTATAGCCATGGAAGAAAATGGGGTGATTCATTGGCTTACGTCTGGCATGGGGAAGGTGAAATCCTTACCAATATATATAGTCGCTCCCTTTTTTATGTTTGTTACTGCGGGTATTTCAGCTTTTATAAGCACAACAGCAGTCGTTGTCGTTTTTATAAAGATAATTAATCAACTTTCAGAAAAATATAAAATCCCACAATCAAAACTCTTACTGCCTATTTCTTTTGCCGGTATTTTAGGAGGCTCTTGTACTTTAATGGGCACTTCCACAAATCTGATTGTAAATGCTGTTGCGAAAAATCTAGGAGCAGAAAAGTTAGGTTTTTTTGAATTTTCATTATTGGGCATTATATTTTTAATTGTTTCTATTGTATACCTAACTATAAGTTTGCGTTGGTTACCCTGGGATAATACACAAAGCTTGAGTAAAGACTATGAAATTGATAATTATCTTACCAAGGTTCGTATTAACCCAGATTCAAAATTAGTAGGAAAAAAAATTCAAGAGAGCTTTTTGTTTGAAAATCCAGATGTATCACTTTTACAGTTAATACGAGATAACCGCATTCATAACTCTCCTGGAAAATATATAACATTAAAGCAAGATGATGAATTACTTTTACTGTGTGATCTGGAAAATTTGTCACGCATTAAAACATCAGAAAACCTAAGTGTTTATGAAGAAAAAGGTTTTAATGAGTTAGATGATGATAAGAAAAAAGAAATAACGAATGGATTAAGTGAACTTGATGAACAGGTTTTTGTTGAACTTCTAATGCTTCCAGGAGCCTCCTTGTTGGGTAAAAATTTGGGAAGTTTACGAAATTTTATGTCTCAAGATGTTATACCTTTAGCAATAAAGAAGAGAAAAACACTTATAAATTTAAAAGATAGAATGGTGCGTAGTAGCATGAATCGTTTAGTGTTAAAGTCTGGCGACCGGCTGTTGGTAGAAATATCAAAAGAAAAATTACCCACGCTTCAAACCATGGAAAATGTAGTGTTATTACAAGAGTTTGATAATGTTAATAGAAAATCGAAATTTAAAAGATATTTTTCATTAAGCGTTCTTCTTTTAGTGATTTTGTTAGCAGCAACTGGATTATTATCCATAATGGTAAGCGCATTAACAGGTGTTTGTTTATTGTTAATCACCAAAAATTTAGATTTAAACACAGTCTATAAAAAAGTGAATTGGCAAATATTTTTCTTACTGGCAGGTATGATTCCGTTGGGTTTTGCCATGCACAATACAGGTGCCGACATGTGGGTTTCAGAAAAACTACTGAGCTTTTTAGGAGGACAACCTAACTATATTATTGTAGGTACATTATTTTTTGTTACCATGGTATTGAGTGGTGTGGTTAGCAATAATGCGACGGCGATTATTATGACGCCAATAGCTATTTCGGTAGCTCAAGGTATGCATTTAGATTTTAAACCTTTTATTCTAGCAGTTATGTTTGCGGCTAATTTTAGTTTTTTTACACCCGTTGGATATCAAACAAATACACTCATTTATGGAATTGGTAATTATAGGTTTAAACACTTTTTATTCATAGGAGGTGTACTGAGTTTAATACTTTGGATATTGGCGACCTTTTTACTAACCCAAATGTTATAA
- a CDS encoding NAD(P)-binding domain-containing protein — MKIGIIGSGNIGGNLGKHWSKAGHQVLFSSRHPNELNSLVKEAGENAQAVSVAQAFEANADVYLLAMPFKAIDEIAELYAGEYGNKIIIDATNPYPERDGEMAEKVREANYNASEYTAMKFGTAKTVKAFNSIHAEHLRDRAFRNVNKLTVPFAAQDQESRAVGKQLIEDIGFDALYIGDLSDTNIMDPDQAIYGKSLEKKELETLVNTTRKS; from the coding sequence ATGAAAATAGGAATTATAGGAAGTGGAAATATAGGAGGTAATTTAGGAAAACATTGGAGTAAAGCAGGACATCAAGTCCTATTTAGTTCTAGACACCCCAACGAACTTAATAGTTTAGTTAAAGAAGCAGGAGAAAATGCTCAAGCGGTAAGTGTTGCACAAGCTTTTGAAGCAAATGCGGATGTATACTTACTGGCTATGCCCTTTAAAGCCATTGATGAAATTGCAGAGCTTTATGCGGGAGAATACGGTAATAAAATTATTATTGATGCTACCAACCCATATCCTGAAAGAGATGGAGAGATGGCAGAAAAAGTTAGAGAGGCCAATTATAATGCTTCCGAGTATACAGCTATGAAGTTTGGTACCGCAAAAACAGTAAAAGCATTCAACAGCATTCATGCAGAACATTTAAGAGATCGCGCATTTAGAAATGTTAATAAGCTAACAGTGCCTTTTGCAGCACAAGATCAAGAAAGTAGAGCAGTAGGAAAACAACTTATTGAAGATATTGGGTTTGATGCTTTATACATTGGAGATTTGAGCGACACTAATATTATGGATCCCGATCAAGCTATCTACGGTAAATCTCTAGAAAAAAAAGAATTAGAAACTTTAGTAAATACCACTAGAAAATCTTAA
- a CDS encoding AI-2E family transporter encodes MNTIHPKKIRQVFTLLLIALMGGLIFKEMLPYTLGVLGAITLYILLKGSMSKLVNKGWKPNWAAAFLMFLSFVAILLPIAGSVFMLGNKISKAAKNSEKVVDVVKSKLEVWEQSLGYNITDQIDASSISSGLSKSITSVLGSTFNSFIAISIMYFLLFYMLINRKKFREILIQYIPINKDNLKTLGSEMYEMVRSNALGIPLVAIAQGIVALIGFLIFGIESPFFWAIVVTIGSMIPFIGNFLGTIPVFILALSNGDTFQAWGVLLYGIIVVGTTDNLIRLYVLRKLDNVHPLITLIGVIIGIPLFGFIGLIFGPLLISMFLLIVRIYKNEYAKDDNGNL; translated from the coding sequence GTGAACACCATACATCCAAAAAAAATTCGTCAAGTATTTACGCTCCTTTTAATAGCTTTAATGGGAGGTTTAATTTTCAAAGAAATGTTACCCTATACGCTAGGTGTTTTGGGAGCCATTACACTTTATATACTACTCAAAGGAAGTATGAGTAAGTTAGTTAATAAAGGATGGAAGCCGAATTGGGCAGCTGCTTTTCTTATGTTTTTATCTTTTGTTGCTATATTGCTTCCTATTGCGGGTTCCGTATTTATGCTAGGAAATAAAATAAGCAAAGCGGCAAAAAATTCTGAAAAAGTAGTGGACGTTGTTAAATCGAAATTAGAGGTTTGGGAGCAGTCGTTAGGTTATAATATAACCGACCAAATAGATGCATCATCGATTTCTAGTGGCTTAAGTAAAAGCATTACGAGTGTTTTAGGAAGTACATTTAATAGCTTTATTGCTATTTCAATCATGTATTTTTTACTCTTTTATATGCTTATAAATCGTAAGAAGTTTAGAGAAATTTTAATCCAATACATTCCAATAAACAAAGATAACCTTAAAACATTGGGAAGTGAAATGTATGAGATGGTTCGTTCTAATGCTTTAGGTATTCCTTTGGTTGCAATTGCACAGGGTATTGTTGCATTAATTGGCTTTCTAATATTTGGGATTGAAAGTCCGTTTTTTTGGGCCATAGTCGTTACCATTGGCTCCATGATACCTTTTATTGGAAATTTTTTAGGAACCATTCCGGTATTTATATTGGCACTATCTAATGGAGATACTTTTCAAGCATGGGGTGTGTTGTTGTACGGAATCATAGTGGTTGGTACTACAGATAACCTTATTCGGCTTTATGTGTTACGAAAACTAGATAATGTTCATCCTTTAATTACACTTATTGGTGTTATTATTGGTATTCCTCTCTTTGGCTTTATAGGTTTAATTTTTGGACCTTTATTAATTAGTATGTTCTTATTAATAGTTCGTATTTACAAAAATGAATATGCAAAGGATGATAATGGTAATCTTTGA
- a CDS encoding Rho termination factor N-terminal domain-containing protein, with product MDIPSIKNEEQYEALREKGYSKQKSARIANTPNAGKKGGKAKPYESWTKKDLYDQAKNVGIQGRSKMSKADLIYALRNN from the coding sequence ATGGATATTCCTAGTATAAAAAATGAGGAGCAATACGAGGCGCTTCGAGAGAAAGGCTATAGCAAACAGAAATCTGCACGAATTGCTAACACTCCCAACGCAGGTAAAAAAGGAGGAAAGGCGAAACCTTATGAAAGCTGGACAAAGAAAGACTTGTATGATCAAGCTAAAAATGTTGGTATTCAAGGAAGATCCAAAATGAGTAAAGCAGATCTTATTTATGCTTTGCGTAATAACTAA